A genomic stretch from Sphingobacterium sp. ML3W includes:
- a CDS encoding 4'-phosphopantetheinyl transferase superfamily protein codes for MSLVYLREIDNQTKFAIWRIEESDDDLLSKLQLDEREKAKLGSFNKGKRRLHWLATRVLLRTLLNTSHYIDCPSDANGKPYLANFPQKISLSHSFDYAAAMISTKGEVGIDMEIIKTKVERIQHKFLKPAELAFITKAETRYEQLYACWCAKEAIYKLQGNSGVSFLNNMTIEPFEYEKQGILKLVLDSSPLQQTFEVHYEKFNEYMLAYAVG; via the coding sequence ATGAGTCTAGTGTATTTACGTGAAATAGATAATCAAACTAAATTTGCCATTTGGCGGATTGAAGAATCGGATGATGATTTATTATCCAAACTGCAGTTGGATGAGCGTGAAAAAGCCAAATTAGGTTCATTTAACAAAGGCAAAAGGCGTTTGCATTGGCTAGCAACCCGTGTTCTATTGCGTACTTTATTAAATACCTCACATTACATTGACTGTCCGTCCGACGCCAACGGCAAGCCTTATCTTGCAAATTTTCCACAAAAAATCTCACTTTCACACTCTTTTGACTATGCTGCGGCGATGATAAGTACCAAAGGAGAAGTGGGGATAGATATGGAAATTATTAAAACCAAAGTGGAACGGATTCAACACAAGTTTCTTAAGCCCGCTGAACTTGCTTTTATCACGAAAGCTGAAACACGATATGAGCAATTATATGCCTGTTGGTGTGCCAAAGAGGCGATCTATAAACTACAAGGTAATTCAGGTGTATCCTTTCTAAACAATATGACCATTGAGCCATTTGAATACGAAAAACAAGGCATACTGAAACTCGTACTCGACAGCAGCCCTCTCCAGCAGACTTTTGAGGTACATTATGAAAAATTCAATGAATATATGCTCGCATATGCCGTTGGTTAA